Proteins encoded together in one Psychrobacter sp. 28M-43 window:
- a CDS encoding Tex family protein, whose translation MSSTDTLTSSQTSTNAQVLDATTHANIHDKLARALGIKTAQVNAFVKLYDEGATVPFIARYRKEKTQNLDDAQLRALEKSLNYERDMATRRLKITELLSTQGNLTEELQTRIDNATSKLELEDIYLPYRPRRRSPAAKARAAGLDTAAQAVLTQEITPTDALADYQVQSSITDDSGNEIEVDFSDIEKQLAGVQAIIVDEWTQALGLLDNLRSGFAKTASIVSSVASEEKREVGEKFKDYFEHSESLARLPNHRLLAMLRGRQENVLGLKIEGEDAPFIEKIISHFDVDAKAPAARREFLAEAASSLWKDKWRPHIEHRLLTEKRLAAEADAIDVFASNLQHLLMSAPAGPKVILGVDPGIRHGVKMAIVDAQGHVMSDSEEKPVIATVYPFAPDNKMDEAKKVIDALLSTYNVDLVAIGNGTASRETDAMIKEILAANDALKAKAVIVNESGASVYSASELASDELANLDVSVRGAVSIARRLQDPLSELVKVDPKAIGVGQYQHDVNQNQLADSLDKVTQDSVNAVGVDVNTASPAILAHIAGLNRNVAQQIVTYRKEHGAFDSREALKNVPRLGAKTFEQAAGFLRIHNGSNPLDATGVHPESYALVDSLLAQADKPLSEVIGNDGVLNTIDTTTLAANDDNVSVKAIIEELAKPARDPRPEFKTANFRDDVNSIKDLSEGMTLEGVVTNVTAFGCFVDVGVHQDGLVHISQMANDFVADPMNRVKPGDIVSVRVISIDEKRGRIGFSMKPESEKPVRTAAKSTTASTDGEKTSRPRNNNANSDRPNNSRPAADKRPSKPRSKRQDKDNASNRSKPVKNDKAEAPSKMGTFGALLQEAGVTKTKK comes from the coding sequence ATGAGTAGCACTGATACCTTAACGTCATCTCAAACCTCGACAAATGCACAGGTTTTAGATGCAACCACACACGCGAATATTCACGACAAGCTTGCTCGCGCGCTTGGCATTAAGACTGCTCAAGTCAATGCGTTTGTCAAACTTTATGATGAAGGCGCGACGGTTCCTTTTATCGCGCGTTACCGCAAAGAAAAGACTCAGAATCTTGATGATGCGCAGCTGCGTGCTTTAGAGAAGTCTCTTAACTATGAGCGTGACATGGCAACACGTCGCCTCAAAATTACTGAGCTGCTAAGCACACAGGGCAATCTGACTGAAGAGCTACAGACGCGTATTGATAACGCGACGTCTAAGCTTGAGCTTGAAGACATCTATCTGCCATATCGTCCGCGTCGTCGTTCACCTGCTGCCAAAGCTCGCGCCGCTGGTCTTGATACTGCTGCCCAAGCGGTCTTGACCCAAGAAATCACTCCAACGGATGCCTTGGCTGATTATCAAGTCCAGTCAAGTATCACTGATGACAGTGGTAATGAAATCGAAGTTGATTTTAGCGATATTGAAAAACAACTCGCTGGCGTACAAGCGATTATCGTTGATGAATGGACACAAGCATTGGGCTTGTTGGACAACTTGCGCAGTGGCTTTGCCAAGACTGCTAGTATCGTATCGAGCGTTGCGAGCGAAGAAAAGCGCGAAGTTGGCGAAAAATTCAAAGACTACTTTGAGCATAGCGAAAGCCTTGCTCGACTGCCAAATCATCGCCTATTAGCAATGTTGCGCGGTCGTCAAGAAAACGTCTTGGGTCTAAAAATTGAAGGCGAAGACGCACCATTTATCGAAAAAATTATCAGTCATTTCGATGTTGATGCCAAAGCGCCAGCAGCACGCCGTGAGTTTTTGGCAGAGGCAGCCAGTAGCTTGTGGAAAGACAAATGGCGTCCGCATATTGAGCATCGCCTGTTAACTGAAAAGCGCTTAGCCGCAGAAGCGGATGCGATTGATGTGTTCGCTAGCAACTTACAGCATTTGCTAATGTCTGCACCTGCAGGCCCTAAAGTAATCTTAGGTGTCGATCCTGGTATCCGTCATGGCGTAAAAATGGCTATCGTCGATGCGCAAGGTCATGTCATGTCAGATAGCGAAGAGAAGCCTGTCATAGCGACAGTGTATCCGTTTGCACCTGATAATAAGATGGATGAAGCCAAGAAAGTCATCGATGCGCTGTTGAGCACTTATAACGTTGATTTGGTCGCTATCGGTAATGGTACGGCAAGTCGCGAAACAGATGCGATGATCAAAGAGATTCTGGCTGCAAATGATGCACTGAAAGCCAAAGCTGTCATTGTTAATGAGTCTGGCGCGTCTGTTTATTCAGCGAGTGAACTTGCTAGTGATGAGCTTGCCAATCTAGACGTTTCTGTACGTGGTGCGGTTTCTATCGCGCGTCGCTTGCAGGATCCATTATCAGAGCTTGTGAAAGTTGATCCAAAAGCCATTGGTGTGGGTCAATATCAGCATGACGTCAATCAAAACCAGCTTGCCGATAGTCTTGATAAAGTAACTCAAGATAGCGTGAATGCCGTGGGTGTGGATGTAAATACAGCCAGCCCAGCTATCTTGGCTCACATCGCAGGTCTTAACCGCAATGTGGCGCAGCAAATTGTCACCTATCGCAAAGAGCACGGTGCATTTGATAGCCGTGAAGCGCTTAAAAACGTCCCACGTCTAGGTGCTAAGACATTTGAGCAAGCAGCTGGTTTCTTGCGTATTCATAATGGTAGCAATCCATTAGATGCTACTGGTGTGCATCCAGAGAGCTATGCATTGGTCGATAGCTTACTCGCACAAGCGGACAAGCCGCTGTCAGAAGTCATCGGAAATGATGGCGTGTTAAATACTATTGATACGACTACATTGGCTGCTAATGACGACAATGTCAGCGTAAAAGCGATTATCGAAGAGCTTGCTAAACCTGCTCGTGATCCTCGTCCTGAGTTTAAAACGGCCAATTTCCGTGATGACGTCAATAGTATCAAAGATTTGAGCGAAGGCATGACGTTAGAAGGGGTAGTCACTAACGTAACGGCCTTTGGTTGTTTCGTTGATGTTGGCGTACATCAAGATGGTTTGGTACACATCTCGCAGATGGCCAATGACTTTGTCGCAGATCCTATGAATCGTGTCAAACCTGGTGATATCGTATCGGTACGGGTTATCTCTATCGATGAGAAACGTGGTCGTATCGGCTTTAGCATGAAACCTGAATCTGAAAAACCTGTCCGTACGGCTGCCAAGTCTACGACAGCTAGTACAGATGGTGAGAAAACCAGTCGTCCACGCAATAATAACGCAAATAGTGACCGTCCAAATAATAGCCGTCCAGCTGCTGACAAACGTCCGTCTAAGCCACGTAGCAAGCGTCAGGATAAAGACAACGCGAGCAATCGTAGTAAGCCAGTAAAAAATGATAAAGCTGAAGCCCCAAGTAAAATGGGTACATTCGGCGCTTTATTACAAGAAGCTGGTGTGACTAAAACTAAGAAATAA
- a CDS encoding saccharopine dehydrogenase family protein, with protein sequence MDTNTDTETPTQQTSGDTRPYAVVLYGATSFVGQITAHYLTNFLSNNKNEDGSNVSWAIAGRDEDKLNKLQAKLESKVDIIIANSNDATSLDKMTKQTKVIISTVGPYLKYGEPLIKSCAENGTDYVDLTGEAIFIKDMMDKYQDTAKQSGARIVNSCGFDSIPSDLGAYFTQAKAEEKFGETCNVIHMRVKAAKGGISGGTIASMASIFEEAGEDKARRKQVANPYLLNDDTDAPNVRQDNVSKPVYDSNHKRWLAPFVMATINTRIVHRTNQLLSYEYGRDFKYDEAMWMKDGVKGKLSSYAMSAGLLGFATAMMIKPSRELLSKHVLPKAGSGPSKDEQENGYFDIRHFGQTAKNDTITVKVTGDRDPGYGSTSRMISQAALCLAQDISKEDVGGGFWTPASAMGDKLITRLEAHSGLSFEVIES encoded by the coding sequence ATGGATACTAATACGGATACTGAAACCCCTACACAACAAACCAGCGGCGACACACGCCCTTATGCAGTTGTTCTATATGGTGCGACAAGCTTCGTCGGTCAGATCACTGCTCACTATTTAACCAATTTTTTGTCAAATAATAAGAATGAAGATGGCTCAAATGTATCATGGGCGATCGCAGGTCGTGATGAAGACAAGCTCAATAAGCTACAGGCCAAACTTGAGAGTAAGGTAGACATTATTATTGCCAACAGTAACGATGCTACCAGCCTTGATAAGATGACAAAGCAAACTAAAGTCATCATTTCTACTGTAGGCCCATATCTGAAATATGGTGAGCCACTGATTAAATCTTGTGCTGAAAACGGTACGGATTATGTCGATCTTACTGGTGAGGCTATTTTCATCAAAGATATGATGGACAAGTACCAAGACACTGCCAAGCAAAGTGGTGCCCGTATCGTAAACTCTTGTGGTTTTGATTCTATACCTTCAGATTTGGGTGCGTACTTTACCCAAGCTAAGGCAGAAGAAAAGTTCGGTGAGACCTGTAATGTCATCCATATGCGTGTCAAAGCAGCGAAAGGTGGTATCTCAGGTGGTACTATCGCATCAATGGCATCAATATTTGAAGAAGCTGGTGAGGACAAAGCACGTCGCAAACAAGTGGCCAACCCTTACTTGTTAAACGATGATACTGATGCACCAAATGTACGTCAGGATAATGTTAGCAAACCAGTATATGACAGTAATCATAAGCGCTGGTTAGCGCCCTTCGTCATGGCAACCATCAATACGCGTATCGTCCATCGCACTAACCAATTGCTCAGCTATGAGTACGGTCGCGATTTCAAGTATGACGAAGCGATGTGGATGAAAGACGGTGTCAAAGGAAAACTGTCTAGCTATGCCATGAGCGCAGGTTTATTGGGCTTTGCCACTGCGATGATGATTAAACCAAGTCGCGAGTTACTATCCAAGCACGTCTTACCAAAAGCTGGCTCAGGCCCTTCTAAGGACGAGCAAGAGAACGGCTACTTTGATATTCGTCACTTTGGACAAACGGCCAAAAATGACACTATTACCGTTAAAGTAACAGGTGATCGAGATCCTGGTTACGGCAGTACTTCTCGCATGATTTCGCAGGCGGCATTATGTCTGGCACAAGATATCAGCAAAGAGGACGTTGGCGGTGGATTCTGGACGCCAGCATCTGCGATGGGAGATAAGCTCATAACACGCTTAGAAGCGCATTCTGGTCTTAGCTTTGAAGTGATTGAGAGTTAG
- a CDS encoding DUF1328 domain-containing protein, whose protein sequence is MFRWAIIFAVIALLASFLGFGGVAGLSANLAYIFLAVAVILFIVAFVSRKM, encoded by the coding sequence ATGTTTCGTTGGGCTATTATTTTTGCAGTGATCGCATTATTAGCGAGTTTCCTAGGTTTTGGCGGTGTCGCAGGCTTGTCTGCTAATTTGGCATACATTTTCTTAGCAGTCGCTGTTATTTTGTTTATTGTTGCCTTTGTCAGTCGTAAAATGTAG
- a CDS encoding 4a-hydroxytetrahydrobiopterin dehydratase, whose protein sequence is MSSLSDKQINLQLEELAGWQRDGNSIVKTYHFSDFIEAMSFMNQAAFHAEALEHHPEWRNTYNIVEVRLTNHDTGGISSLDIRLAKRMEHIIQPKRL, encoded by the coding sequence ATGAGTAGTTTATCTGACAAACAAATAAATCTACAGCTAGAAGAGCTTGCCGGTTGGCAGCGTGATGGCAATAGTATCGTCAAGACCTATCACTTCAGCGACTTTATCGAAGCGATGAGCTTTATGAACCAAGCAGCATTTCATGCTGAAGCGCTTGAGCACCATCCAGAATGGCGCAATACCTACAATATAGTAGAGGTCCGTTTAACCAATCATGATACAGGCGGTATATCTAGCCTAGATATTCGTTTAGCCAAACGCATGGAGCATATTATTCAGCCCAAGCGATTATAG
- a CDS encoding GNAT family N-acetyltransferase translates to MSNQTSKPNLEIVHNQAANRFETSINGQTGYISYQDSADKLVYDHTIVPQQLGGQGVGSALVKHALNYAREQDKKVVPQCSFVASYISKHPEYQDLI, encoded by the coding sequence ATGAGTAACCAAACCTCTAAACCAAATCTAGAAATTGTTCATAATCAAGCAGCGAACCGCTTTGAGACATCTATCAATGGTCAGACAGGTTATATTAGCTATCAGGACAGTGCTGACAAGTTGGTCTACGATCATACTATCGTACCGCAGCAATTAGGCGGTCAAGGCGTTGGTTCAGCACTGGTAAAGCACGCATTGAATTATGCGCGTGAGCAAGACAAGAAAGTGGTGCCGCAATGCTCATTTGTCGCGTCATACATTAGCAAACATCCTGAGTATCAAGATTTGATTTAA
- a CDS encoding fatty acid desaturase family protein yields MRLLPPVTTPQSAVPILTPLSDAQLAKNAPLPLTPQTPYSQLNDKAINDSDQSDTLIRTRYPTVTGAPLSKLQSDALAVELNALYKSVMDALGSEDARYIQRIYATVVYSEVIARGLLAAAGRMPSKRSLITTWLLGTSLLSFSKILNNMELGHNVMHGQYDWMQHPHLNSQKFDWDIVCPAPLWQHSHNYLHHTFTNIVGRDHDVGYHLIRVTDEQPWTPEDRYNMFSTAVLAFGFEWAVAFHDIQISADEYADSPDLHKIMQQKSRALFAKIGRQIGKDYIVLPSIVAMTLGRRSAFSTLSGNMTANTVRNLWTWAVIFCGHFTEQAHIYTHLDANESKGDWYVRQILGSSNIKGSKWFHLLTGNLSHQIEHHIFPDMPAGHYAKIAPQVQAICRKYGLTYNTGRFGTQLKQVLGRIYHFSKPSEKEWQAYVQSTKNADSTTHKDDRSAANLENKLAIENTGDLTRFLPPVVRKAISYAW; encoded by the coding sequence ATGCGCTTACTACCACCCGTTACTACGCCACAATCTGCTGTGCCTATTTTGACGCCCCTGTCCGATGCACAGCTAGCGAAAAACGCGCCTTTGCCTTTGACGCCACAAACGCCGTACTCGCAGCTTAATGATAAAGCAATCAATGATAGCGATCAGTCAGACACGTTAATACGGACTCGCTACCCAACAGTAACTGGCGCACCTTTATCAAAGCTTCAGAGTGATGCTTTAGCCGTAGAGCTCAATGCATTATATAAAAGCGTTATGGATGCGCTAGGCAGTGAGGATGCACGCTACATACAGCGGATATATGCCACCGTGGTATATAGTGAAGTTATTGCCCGTGGTTTACTCGCTGCGGCTGGGCGTATGCCATCGAAACGCAGTCTAATCACTACTTGGCTACTAGGTACGTCTTTACTTAGCTTTAGCAAAATATTGAACAATATGGAGCTGGGTCATAACGTCATGCATGGTCAATATGACTGGATGCAACATCCGCACCTTAATAGTCAAAAATTCGACTGGGATATTGTCTGCCCTGCTCCATTATGGCAACACTCACATAATTATCTACATCACACTTTTACCAATATTGTTGGCCGTGATCATGACGTAGGCTATCACTTGATTCGAGTGACCGACGAGCAGCCTTGGACGCCAGAAGATCGCTACAATATGTTTAGTACAGCGGTACTGGCATTTGGCTTTGAATGGGCAGTAGCTTTTCATGATATTCAAATCAGTGCAGATGAATACGCTGACTCTCCTGATTTGCACAAAATCATGCAGCAAAAGTCTCGCGCGTTATTTGCTAAAATTGGACGACAAATAGGCAAAGACTATATCGTACTGCCGTCTATAGTAGCGATGACGCTAGGCCGTCGTAGTGCCTTTAGTACGTTGAGCGGTAACATGACTGCCAACACTGTCCGTAACCTATGGACGTGGGCGGTGATTTTTTGCGGACATTTCACTGAGCAAGCGCACATCTATACCCATCTTGATGCCAATGAAAGTAAAGGCGACTGGTACGTACGCCAAATCCTTGGCTCTAGCAATATCAAAGGCAGCAAATGGTTTCATCTTTTGACAGGTAACTTATCTCATCAGATTGAGCATCATATATTTCCTGATATGCCAGCTGGCCACTATGCAAAGATTGCACCGCAGGTACAGGCCATATGCCGTAAGTATGGTTTAACCTACAACACTGGCCGCTTTGGCACACAACTCAAGCAAGTACTGGGACGTATTTATCACTTTAGCAAACCTAGTGAAAAAGAATGGCAAGCCTATGTACAGTCAACGAAAAATGCAGATAGTACTACTCATAAAGATGATAGGTCAGCGGCCAATTTAGAAAACAAATTAGCGATAGAAAATACTGGCGATCTTACTCGCTTTTTACCTCCAGTCGTTCGTAAAGCCATATCCTATGCATGGTGA
- a CDS encoding flavin reductase family protein, with amino-acid sequence MANGYRPEIIQRAFVDFIGSRLHPFWSLTTPKLRLIARYTLSDDLIALRFESNRVFKQQTSELMGGWQGGQYLDLRVCIDGVYYQRSYSIVGLDHQPLWWLDDTTSSNTADQRHTVTIAIKPQGLVSNYLTKQMPLASVVDTSLPLGHFTLEQTSILRHEISENDKSIPLLFIAGGSGITPMLGLITQALSNGHQVALLHYSRTVSSKLQHQWQQLNEAYPDFTYHLIHTEEPTTYLAGTRCLSAEGLLSLNLPLADTQIFACGSQALLAGLYKAAAEITLPTDKQLRDNIIVESFGNALANVDISSNQTFDKTIPVEEHTVYLRSRQRQFSSDTTILAAAENADVRLAHGCRQGICQLCRCNKVSGVVKNIQTGKVSGDGYESIQTCINIAMTDVILDI; translated from the coding sequence ATGGCCAACGGCTATCGCCCTGAAATTATTCAACGTGCGTTTGTCGATTTTATCGGATCGCGCTTACATCCGTTTTGGTCATTGACGACGCCTAAATTACGCCTGATCGCACGCTATACATTAAGTGATGATTTGATAGCACTTCGATTTGAGAGCAATAGAGTTTTTAAACAACAGACTTCTGAGCTGATGGGTGGTTGGCAAGGTGGTCAATATCTTGATTTGCGCGTTTGTATCGATGGAGTTTATTACCAGCGTAGCTACTCGATAGTGGGCTTGGATCATCAACCCCTCTGGTGGCTCGATGATACTACCAGTAGTAACACAGCAGACCAACGCCATACGGTAACTATCGCGATTAAACCGCAAGGATTGGTATCTAACTATTTAACCAAGCAGATGCCACTGGCTAGCGTCGTTGATACAAGTCTGCCACTTGGGCATTTCACTTTGGAACAGACCTCGATACTAAGGCATGAAATATCAGAGAATGACAAATCTATTCCTTTGCTATTTATTGCTGGTGGTAGCGGTATCACGCCCATGCTCGGACTTATCACTCAAGCCCTGAGTAATGGACATCAGGTGGCGCTATTGCATTATAGTCGGACTGTTTCATCCAAACTGCAACATCAGTGGCAACAGCTGAACGAGGCATATCCAGACTTCACTTATCATCTAATCCATACTGAAGAGCCGACTACCTATTTGGCTGGCACACGATGTTTAAGTGCAGAGGGTCTGCTGTCGCTAAACTTACCTCTAGCAGATACGCAAATATTTGCCTGCGGTTCACAAGCGTTATTAGCTGGCTTATATAAAGCTGCCGCAGAGATAACCTTACCTACAGACAAACAGCTGCGCGATAACATCATCGTAGAGAGCTTTGGTAATGCCCTAGCTAATGTTGATATCAGCAGTAATCAAACATTCGATAAAACGATACCTGTAGAAGAACACACTGTCTATTTGCGGTCACGGCAACGACAGTTTAGCAGTGACACGACCATACTGGCTGCGGCTGAGAATGCAGATGTACGGCTAGCACATGGTTGCCGGCAAGGCATTTGCCAATTGTGCCGCTGTAATAAAGTCAGCGGCGTGGTCAAAAATATTCAAACAGGGAAAGTGAGTGGTGATGGTTACGAGTCTATTCAGACTTGCATCAATATTGCCATGACTGATGTAATACTCGATATTTAA
- the ettA gene encoding energy-dependent translational throttle protein EttA, with protein sequence MAQYIYTMNNVSKLVPPKREILKNINLSFFPGAKIGVLGINGSGKSTLLRIMAGVDTEFSGEARAQAGTKVGYLPQEPQLDDSKDVRGNVEDGMREALDALARLDAIYAEYAEPDADFDKLAEEQGKMEDIIQSWDAHNLNNQLEKAADALRLPPWDADVSKLSGGEKRRVALCRLLLSRPDMLLLDEPTNHLDAESVAWLEQFLQNYSGTIVAITHDRYFLDNVAQWILELDRGHGYPYEGNYTEWLEQKNTRLEQQNKQEESFAKALKKELEWIRKNQKGQQAKSKSRVQRFEELNSTEFQKRNETSEIYIPPGPRLGNKVIEINDISKSFGDRLLYENLSFNVPAGGIVGIIGPNGAGKTTLFNMITERDTPDTGSVDLGESVKVAYVGQVRDHLDDNKTVWEEVSDGLDIITVGDYTTPSRAYIGRFNFKGSDQQKHVGQLSGGERNRLQLAKTLKQGANVLLLDEPSNDLDIETLRALEDAIQVFPGTVMVVSHDRWFLDRIATHILAFEEEGPVWFDGNYTEFEAYRKKTMGDDASPKRAKYKKITN encoded by the coding sequence ATGGCTCAATATATTTACACGATGAACAACGTGTCAAAACTTGTTCCCCCTAAGCGTGAAATCCTAAAAAATATTAACCTATCGTTTTTCCCTGGTGCCAAAATTGGTGTTTTGGGTATTAACGGTTCAGGTAAATCAACCTTGCTACGTATCATGGCAGGTGTGGATACTGAGTTTAGTGGTGAAGCACGCGCGCAAGCAGGTACCAAAGTTGGCTATCTGCCACAGGAACCACAGCTAGATGATAGCAAAGACGTTCGCGGTAATGTCGAAGACGGTATGCGCGAAGCGTTAGATGCGCTAGCACGTTTAGATGCTATCTATGCTGAATACGCAGAGCCTGATGCTGATTTTGATAAGCTTGCTGAAGAGCAAGGCAAGATGGAAGACATTATCCAGTCTTGGGATGCACACAACTTAAACAACCAGCTAGAAAAAGCAGCTGATGCGCTCCGTCTGCCACCATGGGATGCTGACGTTAGTAAGCTGTCTGGTGGTGAGAAACGCCGTGTGGCACTATGCCGTCTGCTATTGTCGCGCCCTGACATGCTATTACTTGACGAACCGACCAACCATTTGGACGCCGAGTCTGTTGCGTGGTTAGAGCAATTCTTGCAGAACTACAGCGGTACTATCGTTGCCATTACCCATGATCGCTATTTCTTGGATAACGTAGCTCAGTGGATCTTGGAGCTTGACCGTGGCCATGGCTATCCGTATGAAGGTAACTATACCGAGTGGCTAGAGCAAAAGAACACGCGTCTAGAGCAGCAGAACAAGCAAGAAGAATCATTTGCTAAAGCGCTGAAAAAAGAGCTTGAGTGGATTCGTAAAAACCAAAAAGGCCAACAGGCTAAATCTAAATCTCGTGTACAGCGTTTTGAAGAATTGAACTCAACTGAGTTCCAAAAACGTAATGAGACCTCTGAGATTTATATTCCACCTGGTCCACGTTTGGGTAACAAGGTTATTGAGATTAATGATATCTCTAAATCATTCGGCGATCGTCTGCTATATGAAAACCTAAGCTTTAACGTACCAGCTGGTGGTATCGTTGGTATTATCGGTCCAAATGGTGCGGGTAAAACCACGCTGTTTAACATGATTACTGAGCGCGATACGCCAGATACTGGTTCAGTCGATTTGGGTGAAAGTGTTAAAGTTGCCTATGTCGGTCAGGTACGTGATCATCTAGATGATAATAAAACCGTATGGGAAGAAGTTTCTGATGGCCTTGATATTATTACGGTTGGTGACTACACCACGCCAAGCCGTGCCTACATCGGACGTTTTAACTTTAAAGGCTCAGATCAGCAAAAGCACGTTGGTCAACTATCAGGTGGTGAGCGTAACCGTTTGCAGTTAGCGAAGACGCTAAAGCAAGGCGCAAACGTATTGCTCCTCGATGAACCATCAAACGATTTGGATATCGAAACCTTACGTGCACTAGAGGATGCGATTCAAGTATTCCCAGGTACAGTAATGGTCGTATCGCATGATCGCTGGTTCCTTGACCGTATCGCGACTCATATCTTGGCGTTCGAAGAAGAAGGCCCAGTCTGGTTCGACGGTAACTATACTGAGTTTGAAGCGTATCGTAAAAAGACAATGGGTGATGACGCCAGTCCTAAACGTGCCAAGTATAAGAAAATTACCAACTAA